The Apium graveolens cultivar Ventura chromosome 11, ASM990537v1, whole genome shotgun sequence genome has a window encoding:
- the LOC141697093 gene encoding putative galacturonosyltransferase 15 isoform X2 produces MSSRQDIRAFTFRTKAMIASMEHKVRSARRHEFIYWHLASHGVPKSLHCLHLTLAEEYAVNAIARSSLPSPEYVSRLSDPSFYHIVLLTDNVVAASVSITSAIKNSVSPEKMVFHLVTNKKTYTSMHAWFAKFPIKSAVLEVKGLHQYDWSHEVNYGVKVMLEIHHLIWRHAYKNLKEGFNTVGNHERKLKVISPRCISLLNHLRIYAPELFPDLNKIIFLDDDVVVQHDLSSLWQVDLNRKVVGAVFDSGCGLDCCPGRQYKDYFNFSNSFISSNFNEDQCGWLYGMNVFNLEAWRSTNITATYHHWLKFNLHSGLDLWNPGALPPALLAFSGLVHPIHSSWHLASLGYRFPQVGLETFKAAAVLHYSGPAKPWLEIGDPEVRSLWTRHLNYSNEIFRKCKVVE; encoded by the exons ATGTCAAGTAGACAAGACATTAGAGCCTTCACTTTCAGGACCAAGGCAATG ATAGCGAGTATGGAGCACAAAGTTCGGTCAGCTAGGAGACATGAGTTTATCTACTGGCATTTAGCTTCTCATGGTGTGCCCAAAAGCCTGCACTGCCTTCACCTGACCTTAGCTGAAGAGTATGCTGTAAATGCCATAGCACGGTCTAGCTTACCTTCACCTGAATATGTGTCTAGGCTCAGTGACCCATCATTCTATCATATTGTTCTCTTGACAGACAATGTGGTTGCTGCCTCTGTTTCCATCACTTCTGCCATAAAAAATTCTGTCAGCCCTGAGAAAATGGTGTTCCATCTAGTGACAAATAAAAAAACTTACACTTCAATGCATGCATGGTTTGCAAAATTTCCCATCAAATCTGCCGTTTTAGAAGTTAAAGGATTGCATCAGTACGACTGGTCTCATGAGGTAAATTATGGGGTGAAGGTGATGCTAGAGATTCATCACCTGATTTGGAGACATGCATACAAGAATTTGAAGGAAGGCTTTAATACCGTGGGAAATCATGAGAGGAAATTAAAGGTTATAAGCCCAAGATGTATTTCCCTTCTGAATCATCTCCGAATATATGCCCCTGAG CTGTTTCCAGATCTAAACAAGATAATTTTTTTGGACGATGATGTAGTTGTACAACATGACTTATCATCTCTATGGCAAGTGGATCTCAACAGAAAGGTTGTTGGTGCAGTTTTTGACTCAGGGTGTGGACTTGATTGTTGTCCGGGAAGACAGTACAAGGATTacttcaatttttcaaactcgtTTATATCTTCTAACTTTAATGAGGACCAATGTGGATGGTTGTATGGGATGAATGTTTTTAATCTTGAAGCTTGGAGGAGCACAAATATCACTGCGACTTACCATCACTGGCTTAAGTTT AACCTCCACTCTGGCTTGGATCTATGGAATCCTGGAGCACTACCTCCCGCTTTGCTTGCATTCAGTGGTCTTGTACATCCAATTCACTCTTCATGGCACTTGGCAAGCTTAGGCTATCGATTCCCTCAAGTTGGCTTAGAGACATTTAAAGCTGCAGCTGTTTTACATTACAGTGGACCGGCAAAGCCATGGCTCGAGATTGGGGATCCTGAGGTACGAAGCTTATGGACTAGACATCTAAATTACTCAAATGAAATTTTTAGAAAATGTAAAGTCGTTGAGTGA
- the LOC141697093 gene encoding putative galacturonosyltransferase 15 isoform X1 has protein sequence MKKYYVSARGIKRLNISRGSAGLWGVMRGVAKTRFSQRPVMLPIVLILAILLPLLFLRLAFFILQSASLCSSSSSLDCMGPKLFGGSDSSRLTEQLKKALLEANDGHEVVERKFGVSPESFSDLIKDGMSSRQDIRAFTFRTKAMIASMEHKVRSARRHEFIYWHLASHGVPKSLHCLHLTLAEEYAVNAIARSSLPSPEYVSRLSDPSFYHIVLLTDNVVAASVSITSAIKNSVSPEKMVFHLVTNKKTYTSMHAWFAKFPIKSAVLEVKGLHQYDWSHEVNYGVKVMLEIHHLIWRHAYKNLKEGFNTVGNHERKLKVISPRCISLLNHLRIYAPELFPDLNKIIFLDDDVVVQHDLSSLWQVDLNRKVVGAVFDSGCGLDCCPGRQYKDYFNFSNSFISSNFNEDQCGWLYGMNVFNLEAWRSTNITATYHHWLKFNLHSGLDLWNPGALPPALLAFSGLVHPIHSSWHLASLGYRFPQVGLETFKAAAVLHYSGPAKPWLEIGDPEVRSLWTRHLNYSNEIFRKCKVVE, from the exons atgaagaaatatTATGTATCAGCAAGAGGTATTAAGAGATTGAATATATCCAGAGGCAGTGCTGGTTTGTGGGGAGTTATGAGGGGGGTGGCGAAAACCCGGTTTTCTCAGCGACCAGTAATGTTGCCCATTGTGTTGATACTTGCCATCCTCTTGCCTCTTTTGTTCCTCAGACTTGCTTTCTTCATTTTACAATCTGCCTCTCTTTGCTCCTCCTCCTCCTCTCTTG ATTGTATGGGACCCAAGCTTTTCGGTGGGAGTGATTCATCACGG CTCACGGAACAGCTGAAGAAGGCATTACTAGAAGCAAACGATGGCCATGAAGTAGTAGAACGAAAATTTGGGGTTTCCCCAGAGTCATTTAGTGATCTAATCAAAGATGGTATGTCAAGTAGACAAGACATTAGAGCCTTCACTTTCAGGACCAAGGCAATG ATAGCGAGTATGGAGCACAAAGTTCGGTCAGCTAGGAGACATGAGTTTATCTACTGGCATTTAGCTTCTCATGGTGTGCCCAAAAGCCTGCACTGCCTTCACCTGACCTTAGCTGAAGAGTATGCTGTAAATGCCATAGCACGGTCTAGCTTACCTTCACCTGAATATGTGTCTAGGCTCAGTGACCCATCATTCTATCATATTGTTCTCTTGACAGACAATGTGGTTGCTGCCTCTGTTTCCATCACTTCTGCCATAAAAAATTCTGTCAGCCCTGAGAAAATGGTGTTCCATCTAGTGACAAATAAAAAAACTTACACTTCAATGCATGCATGGTTTGCAAAATTTCCCATCAAATCTGCCGTTTTAGAAGTTAAAGGATTGCATCAGTACGACTGGTCTCATGAGGTAAATTATGGGGTGAAGGTGATGCTAGAGATTCATCACCTGATTTGGAGACATGCATACAAGAATTTGAAGGAAGGCTTTAATACCGTGGGAAATCATGAGAGGAAATTAAAGGTTATAAGCCCAAGATGTATTTCCCTTCTGAATCATCTCCGAATATATGCCCCTGAG CTGTTTCCAGATCTAAACAAGATAATTTTTTTGGACGATGATGTAGTTGTACAACATGACTTATCATCTCTATGGCAAGTGGATCTCAACAGAAAGGTTGTTGGTGCAGTTTTTGACTCAGGGTGTGGACTTGATTGTTGTCCGGGAAGACAGTACAAGGATTacttcaatttttcaaactcgtTTATATCTTCTAACTTTAATGAGGACCAATGTGGATGGTTGTATGGGATGAATGTTTTTAATCTTGAAGCTTGGAGGAGCACAAATATCACTGCGACTTACCATCACTGGCTTAAGTTT AACCTCCACTCTGGCTTGGATCTATGGAATCCTGGAGCACTACCTCCCGCTTTGCTTGCATTCAGTGGTCTTGTACATCCAATTCACTCTTCATGGCACTTGGCAAGCTTAGGCTATCGATTCCCTCAAGTTGGCTTAGAGACATTTAAAGCTGCAGCTGTTTTACATTACAGTGGACCGGCAAAGCCATGGCTCGAGATTGGGGATCCTGAGGTACGAAGCTTATGGACTAGACATCTAAATTACTCAAATGAAATTTTTAGAAAATGTAAAGTCGTTGAGTGA